One genomic segment of Panicum virgatum strain AP13 chromosome 2N, P.virgatum_v5, whole genome shotgun sequence includes these proteins:
- the LOC120662125 gene encoding lipase-like has protein sequence MGRWTCTGVVALIILLSAASHGRELPVKKSGQSFVYNHTLAKTLVEYASAVYMTDLTALYTWTCSRCNDLTQGFEMRSLIVDVENCLQAFVGVAHDLNSIVVAIRGTQENSVQNWFKDLIWKQLDLSYPNMPNAKVHSGFFSSYNNTILRLAITSAVRKARKSYGNINVIVTGHSMGGALASFCALDLAMKLGSDSVQLMTFGQPRVGNAAFASYFSKYVPNTIRVTHGHDIVPHLPPYFSFLSQLTYHHFPREVWVHDSKGNTTEQICDNSGEDPKCCRCVSMFSLSIQDHFTCLGVDMEADDWSTCRIIGAQSVQKFRKELTSSIIMTMHNVDVSIVEPSVQTDLSSFR, from the exons ATGGGGAGATGGACGTGCACCGGCGTAGTGGCTCTCATAATCTTGCTGTCTGCTGCTTCGCATGGAAGAG AATTGCCTGTCAAGAAAAGTGGCCAGAGTTTTGTCTACAATCACACTCTTGCAAAAACTCTTGTGGAATATGCTTCAGCG GTGTATATGACAGATTTAACTGCTCTGTATACATGGACATGCTCAAGATGCAATGACCTGACCCAA GGCTTTGAGATGAGATCTCTAATTGTTGACGTGGAGAACTGCTTGCAG GCATTTGTTGGTGTAGCTCATGATCTAAATTCGATTGTTGTTGCAATTAGAGGAACTCAAGAGAACAG TGTACAGAATTGGTTCAAGGACTTGATATGGAAGCAGCTTGATCTAAGCTATCCAAACATGCCAAATGCAAAG GTGCACAGTGGATTTTTCTCCTCCTATAATAATACAATTTTGCGTCTAGCTATCACAAGTGCTGTTCGCAAGGCCAGAAAATCATACGGGAATATCAATGTCATAGTGACAGGCCACTCAATGGGAGGAGCCCTGGCTTCTTTTTGTGCACTCGACCTTGCT ATGAAACTTGGAAGTGACAGTGTGCAACTCATGACGTTCGGGCAGCCTCGTGTTGGCAATGCTGCGTTTGCCTCATACTTTTCCAAATATGTGCCCAACACAATTCGAGTGACACACGGACATGATATCGTGCCACATTTGCCGCCttatttctcctttctttcccagCTGACATACCACCACTTCCCAAGAGAG GTATGGGTCCATGATTCCAAAGGCAACACAACTGAACAGatttgtgataatagtggtgaaGACCCGAAGTGCTGCAG GTGCGTCTCTATGTTCAGCTTgagcattcaggaccatttcaCCTGCCTGGGAGTTGATATGGAAGCAGATGACTGGAGCACCTGTAGAATCATTGGAGCTCAAAGCGTTCAGAAATTCCGGAAGGAGCTCACAAGCAGCATTATCATGACAATGCACAATGTCGACGTCTCCATTGTTGAACCTAGCGTACAGACAGATTTGAGCAGTTTTAGATAG
- the LOC120662124 gene encoding probable serine/threonine-protein kinase PBL7 has product MSCLPCSGSSGKDAKSLEALSPSPRPAAKSAPVRSNSRASGSRKENSVPVRRGGNTSHGPAQIFTFRELAIATKNFRKDCLLGEGGFGRVYKGRMENGQVIAVKQLDRNGFQGNREFLVEVLMLSLLHHPNLVRLIGYCADGDQRLLVYEYMVLGSLENHLYDCPPDKEPLDWNTRMKIAAGAAKGLEYLHDKANPPVIYRDFKSSNILLGEDYYPKLSDFGLAKLGPVGDKTHVSTRVMGTYGYCAPEYAMTGQLTVKSDVYSFGVVFLELITGRKAIDHTQPSGEQNLVVWARPLFRDRRKFCQLADPLLQGRYPKRGLYQALAVAAMCLQEQAASRPLIGDVVTALSYLASYPYDPNAPSTKDSRTCPSTPRAKTHRRTTSVPDAQHAAETLMLNFPDLRKDTIRGGEFEQDRTEGSGSSSSSGRNDGLDVPQLLAAVKVDAREK; this is encoded by the exons ATGAGCTGCTTGCCGTGCTCCGGATCTTCGGGGAAGGATGCCAAGAGCTTGGAAGCGCTCTCGCCGTCCCCACGACCTGCGGCGAAGTCGGCACCAG TTCGATCAAATTCACGTGCTTCAGGCTCCAGGAAGGAAAATTCTGTACCTGTTCGCAGAGGAGGAAACACTTCACATGGCCCAGCACAGATTTTCACTTTCCGGGAGTTGGCCATTGCTACCAAGAATTTCAGGAAAGATTGCCTGTTGGGAGAAGGTGGCTTTGGTCGTGTGTATAAAGGACGCATGGAAAATGGACAG GTCATTGCTGTGAAGCAACTTGATAGAAATGGCTTTCAAGGAAATCGTGAATTTCTTGTGGAGGTTCTCATGCTAAGTCTCTTACACCACCCTAATCTGGTCAGATTAATTGGCTATTGCGCAGATGGTGATCAGCGCCTCCTAGTTTATGAATACATGGTGTTGGGATCACTAGAAAATCACCTGTATG ATTGTCCGCCAGACAAGGAACCTCTTGACTGGAATACAAGGATGAAAATTGCTGCCGGTGCAGCGAAAGGTCTGGAGTATCTTCATGATAAGGCAAATCCACCTGTCATATACAGAGATTTCAAATCATCAAATATTCTTCTGGGTGAAGACTACTACCCTAAGCTGTCTGATTTTGGGCTTGCAAAACTTGGTCCAGTTGGTGACAAAACTCACGTATCAACACGAGTTATGGGAACATATGGATATTGTGCTCCTGAATATGCCATGACAGGACAGTTGACAGTAAAATCTGACGTTTACAGCTTTGGTGTTGTGTTCCTTGAACTTATTACAGGCCGCAAAGCAATTGACCACACCCAGCCTTCAGGGGAGCAAAATCTTGTTGTATGG GCACGTCCACTTTTCAGAGACCGAAGAAAGTTCTGCCAACTTGCTGATCCATTGCTGCAAGGCCGCTATCCCAAAAGGGGTTTGTACCAGGCATTAGCTGTTGCAGCAATGTGTTTGCAGGAGCAAGCAGCATCTAGGCCGCTCATTGGAGATGTTGTCACTGCACTATCTTATCTAGCTTCGTATCCTTACGATCCAAATGCACCCTCCACAAAGGATTCTAGGACCTGCCCATCTACCCCAAGGGCAAAAACTCACCGACGAACAACCAGTGTTCCTGATGCTCAACATGCTGCTGAGACACTTATGTTGAACTTCCCAGACTTGAGGAAGGACACTATCAGAGGAGGGGAATTCGAGCAGGATCGTACTGAAGGTTCTGGCAGCAGTAGTAGCTCCGGAAGGAACGATGGCCTGGATGTCCCACAACTTCTGGCCGCTGTTAAGGTCGATGCCCGTGAGAAATAG